In Deltaproteobacteria bacterium, the sequence GATAAATCATTTTTGTCGTATGGGGTGGACAGAGGAGGCTAGGTTGAGCATGCAAAAGTACAACTGGTCCGCTGTCAGAACCTGACCCCAGGGTTTTTTTTTAGACTGCACCAGCCTCTTTCCAGCGTTGCATGGCCGGATCGAGATGGAATTTGAAGAAGTTCTCGAAAGTGATCACATTGGGGGCCTGCTTGTAGTTCGTCAAAAGGATGGTCGAGGACAATTACGTTACAAGGATTGTGCCAATGTTACTTCAAGCGGTGTTTTCTTTACAGTACTGACCTGCTGAACTGAAAAACCTAAGATGTGTCCTTTTTCATCCACTTTTTCCATGACTAGATCATTATCGGTTGCCCGAAAATACCCCACCTTATTTTCAAACATAACTTCTAAATAATCTCCTTCTTGGTCATACCAAACTTTTATGTCTTTGCGCTCCATAGAATTTCTCCCTTCTTAATCTTATCAGTCAAATAAGCCGTCAAAATAAAAGCATCCACCTCTTTGGCCTTAACGACAACACACAGAAACTTTCCCCCAACTTGTGTCTTTGCATAATATCGGTAGTATAAATGAGTATCTTCACTGCTTTTAGATTGTATAACACATTCCGGTTTTAATAAAGCC encodes:
- a CDS encoding DUF2283 domain-containing protein, yielding MERKDIKVWYDQEGDYLEVMFENKVGYFRATDNDLVMEKVDEKGHILGFSVQQVSTVKKTPLEVTLAQSL